CCGCAAGATTGACCGCCCAGCGTGTCCCTTTGTGCCGCTTGATATCAATAGATGAGGCTATAAGGCGGCGCTTATCTGCTTCACTGAGCGCATCACTCCAAAAATCGACGCTGTAAAAGTTCGCCAATACCGGCAAAAATCGAGCATCACAGCGAGACGGGTCGAGCAGTGGAGCCATCCATAAACTCTGGAATAATCGATCATGCACCTCTTGGGATACGAGATCAAGGTTATGCTCCTCTTGGGTATAGGGTGGTGGGATTAAATCAGCCAATAGACACCTCCACTAAAGATGAGATTGCAACCTCTGACGCACTAACGGTAACATTCGCTGTCGGAGCGATCAGCTGCACGTCTATTACCCCATCGACGGACAGTGCCGAAATGATCATCGATAGCGTGACGCTATGTCCGATTCGAATACTGTTTAGTCGTTCCCTCAAACGGGACTCTGCAGCTGATAATGTCGATGGAGCATCAGCAAGCGGATCGAGAATCAAGACT
This is a stretch of genomic DNA from Sulfuricurvum sp.. It encodes these proteins:
- a CDS encoding phage tail protein I is translated as MADLIPPPYTQEEHNLDLVSQEVHDRLFQSLWMAPLLDPSRCDARFLPVLANFYSVDFWSDALSEADKRRLIASSIDIKRHKGTRWAVNLAVNSIGLTPTITEWHQTTGMDVHTFKIVVDVPDVGYDMRDLSLVEQVVFPVKPVRSHLTSVGASVSRSENTPYMAMVVISSETTTLYPEAV